The following DNA comes from Erigeron canadensis isolate Cc75 chromosome 3, C_canadensis_v1, whole genome shotgun sequence.
AACCAAACACCCCAAAAGTGATCTTGCGCTTATTGCTTATTTTTGTAGCAAATAAACAATTACAAACTCTCtgaaaatttgttttctttgtcTTATTAATGTGTAAAGTATAAGCACTTTATAATAAGCATTTTGGTACAAtgcttattttaattttttaattacatattaAGTTACAAAGAAAAAGTTAACTTTTTGGTACAATGCTCTTGGTTTAGTGGTTTTAGGATAGGTGGGAGGCTTTGTGTCTGGAGATCTCGGGTTCAAATCTGGGCACAGCTGTTTAATTACTAACTTGGGGAAAACTAACTATTAACTACTAACATTTGCCATTACagactaaaaattaaaaaaaaaagtaactttttaGGTGGGTTTGTTATGTTTTGATTAAATAAGCTTTGAGATTGCAAAACAGGTAGCTAAACTGATCAATTAcgggggtgtttggcctagtttatttttattttactaagttgtttatgtttatattttataagctTATAAGCTCTTTTGATAGTGTTTGGATTAGCTTACCTAGTTTATTACCTATTTCAATGGCTTGTGTTAGAAAACCATTGTTGGAGAAGCTTATCAAAACTAGCTTATATAAGCCCAAATGCTTATGTTCaataagctaggccaaacacccaAATGGCTTATCTTGCGAAATATAAGGTTTGAGCAAAAAGTATCAGGCTATTAGCTCTTTCTTAGAAACACGATATAGTgatatattatacattttaaggTAAAGTATCTATGGACTTTAAAATCGACAACAAATGTTCATATTATGAACACAACTTTTACTAGCATATGTGTATCGTATCATGTATACTTTGCATAGCAAAAATCTGCTTGAAAATAGACATCAGACCAAATTCTTACTGTTTCTATTTTAGAACTGTACAAGACTATAAGTTGTTGTTTCAACCCGTACTCCATTGATGTTTTTACTCCCACAGTAAGACTGTGAGAGTGTCAGTAATTTTTATCCcgtaatttttcctttttacgTGACTGGATTACGGAACGATGATGAAAAGGTACCCGACTCAGAAAAAGTAGAGGATGAGGCAACACATTTACAAAACAAAGTAGCAGAAGAAAAGGAAACACGCGAAATCTTGAAAGAAATTGAAGCAACAAAAACAAGATTCGAAGAACTGAAAGTCAAACTACAAAAAGAAGAAGCTAAAGTCGACACACATTCATCTGATTGTCAAAGCAACGATAGTGACACAGCTGCTAATGCACAAGTCTCTGAAGTAGAGCTATCTAAAACCGAGATTTTAAAAAGGGTAGAGGAAGCAACAGAGGAAGTAAAACATTGTACTAAAGTTATCGAAGAAGCCTTGAGTCGGGTCAACACTTGTAGACAGAAATCATCAGAGTTTGAGAATTTGGGGCCTCCCATGTCCATAGGACAGATACTAAGTAGGAAATTGGTTTTGGCTGAAAAGAATTCCGCCAAGAGTTGTATGAAATGGAAAGTCTCGTTGTCGCAAGTCCTTAGAAAAACTGGTCATGGGGAAAAGAGAGGTAGTCATGGTGGTGGTGAGAAAAGAGTTCCGACAAAGAGAATGAAGTTCGGGTTCTGCGTTTGATTCGGGTTAAGGAGTTGTGGGCTTGTGAATGTCTTGTATTATGTATGAACTTGTGCTATAATGTTGAAGATGAAACTCATATCTGAATGTTCACTCGTCTTTTTAGTCTCAAAATGTAAGAAGGGTTAAGTAAAAAGGTAAAATCAACTGGTTAAATAATAATTTACCTTACAGTATGGTTCAAATGATAAGTCATCAAATTTTATCTTACAGTATGGTTCAAATGACAAGCATCAAAACTTTACATAAGGGGTGGGGTTTCATGACTTTCATCCCTATAAAGTTGTAGAAAAATACACAATTCTGGTTTTCCCATATAACACCTACTAAGCATTGGATGGCAGGATTCGGTTAAAACAACTATCTTGGTCTAAGTAGGCTCTCACTCTTGGATGATAGGAGACATATCTCAATTCGAAAATTCCGATTTGTAACTGTAATTGATAgccaaaagaaattaaaaaaccacACACAAGTAGATCAGCGAGTTTCATAAACACTTCCCTTTTATGAGTATCAAACTCATGCTTTTCTTACGTAAACACTCATTTTATGAATTTCTAACTTGTGTTTCTCTATTTGGTACGAAAAAACCATTCGATATAAGAAATTTAGTATGATGAATAGCACTACACTAATTTGGTACAAAGCAATAGAATAAACGATGCACTAAAATGTTACATTATCATGGTGCCTGGCTCACAAAAGTTTAAACCAACATTTGTACCAATTTTCATGTGTTGATATCTTCAGAAATTCATAGTGCCAAAAGAAAATGTTCAATTTCGTATACTAACATATATTACAGAAGTGCCTCATTGCAACTTTTTGAatcaaacaatttttatttttttgaacggccaacaaaaaatgtttaatttcttGCCGGCAAGGCACTAGATGGAATACATTAATCCGTTTACATACAACACCAAATCGATacatttttacaatttttaatcAGCTAAAACTAGataatcaaacaaattaaagtTGTTTTAAAAACTTGAGTTTGCTTCAGTTAGTCATTGTTGAACTATACAACCCGCTTTATTGTTAAGctagaaattttaaattttatctatTTGATACCTTAGCAATTGCTTATAGCTCAAAATAGACTTGCTAAATTTTATCCATTTGTCCAGTTAACAATTAGCTTTGCCtcaaaataacatattttcacGTAAACGGGTTAACCATAACTCTCCTCTAACCAGGCATATTAGCACCCACAGGCATGAATTATGTATCGCCATGTTAAGTAAATATGTCCTGTATAGAAGGGAGAGGAAAGATACCATGCATTTAGTATATTCTAAACTTTCCTCCAAAAGAGGCTGCATTCCTCTTCAGAACAGAAGGTATATTAGAGTTATATCATactctttttgttttctaaaaacttccttcttttctttttcattcatATGACCAAACTGGCTGTACATGTAGAGGGGGGTATAGCCCACCACGAGGACCTATGATAGTTGGTATGGATTCTATGCCTTCGACGGGAACTCGACAAACCACCTTCTCCTTCCTGTCCCCCACAAAAAAAAACGATATAAGAAACAAAACATGGAATCTTGTGGTAATTCACCCAAAATAAAAGGCAAACATTCacaaactaaaaaataatgattGAGCAGCGAAAAATCATGCTACCAACTAGAAAGCGACAAAGTGATACTACTAGAGGTCATTCAGATTGAGAATTATAATCTTTATCGCTCTGACATATATACTCCATCTAAACTTTGGCCAGAAACCTATAATCTTAGCCTAAACACAAACATGTTTATGATGACAATTGAGCAAGGAATGTTCTTTTAAccattaaactatatatttgtcGACCTACAGACAATTAGATGCAAATAAGAGGTATACTAGATATTTTTTCCTTCTATACCATGTCCTAGATAGTATATCATTTAGGTTTCTAACAAGTTCACAATTTAATTTGTCTTCCCACCTATTGCAGATGCATCAACTAAACTAATTTATAAGTCAATAAGGgataaatcaaaactttaagAAAAATAGTCACCGAAACTAATTCCATCAATGTATTGCAGCAGTAAGTAcctttttggaaaaacaaataagtTATCTTAATTAGAGTAGCCAACATTATTGATAATTCAACATCAAGAGAAACTTGTGTTCATTTTGCAAAATTTATTGtacatatacaaaaaatacacaAGATACATTATATACAGATAATGCAGTTGAATAGTAAATCAGGCAATAGCTATCCCCAATTAACCACATGCTAAAAGTTAGTTATAAACCGTATAGCAGACTGATATTTAGATACAAGTAATTAGGAAACTCTAGTCTAACTAATCAATAGCATCATCAATCGAAGAGATAGCATAGATTTATCAGTTATGATACTTACTTTGCCCAAACAACACCATGATACGGCTGAAATTGATGGTTGATAGCAGATCCATTGGGAATTCCATAAACCAATTTATTACGAGTAACTCCTCCATGCAAGTTCATCGGTAAATGGTTTTTACTGCTTGATATAGACCCATATGAAGTTCTAAATTTCCATGAATCATCACTATTAGCATGCATTAAATTAGTTGTGCTGGACAGGACATAATCCTCTTCCTTTAGCATTGGAGCACTAGATTTTTGAGGTAAATCCCATTTGGTGTTAGCACCAATGTCTGACATATAGCGACAACTGTTCCATGCCTGCCACCCCTTCTCAATAGCAGCACCACAATCTTCCATGGGTAGATTAGTATTTTCTTGAGTCCTTTGAGGGCTTGGAGAAAAAGAAGAGTCAGACCGTGGCCGTGAGACAGGAGACGCAATTGGTGATGGCTTTTCAAACCCAACATCAGCTAAAAAGCCAAAATCTACCGGGAAAGAATCAAGTGGCTCTGAGACTGGCCCAGCTGATAACACGGGATCAGGAACATAGCACGGGTCCTCAAAATTCTCATGTTCAGTGACAATCGATGATGACTGAAGACCTGTAGAACTAGTAGTAGTGTTCCCATATGAATAATTTGGTAAATGATAAGGTAAGCCCTCTGTAGCGGGAATATCATATCCTTGGCTTACTGGATAACCAGATGCTATCGAACTCTGAGCTTCTGTTTGTGAGTTTCCATTCGGCTTGCTTAACACATTAGTATCAGTGGACGAAGCAATAGGTGATGACCTGGAGAATAACTGATGCCATGATTTTTTGGGTGGCGGACAAGGAAGGGGCTCAAAACGCGCCTGCAGAGATATATGCCATAAGTATTTTTTATAATCTGCAATCAAAGAATTGTTGATAGTCTAAAATATATCTGGATATAGAACAGCCGCTAAACTTAAAAGTTAGAAGTATGTTGAGAACAACTTTATAGATTTGTAAACTAGATATGCCAATTTTAACCGATTCACATACATAGGAATCCATCTACCAGGTAAACATGTCAACTAATTGTTTGGTAAAGAGGAAATGGGTCAGATAGTCGACTATTAACTTATAAAGTCAACTCTTTTGTCATTGTTGCTCCTTCGGTCATCACTCATCAATGTTGGAGTTTAAATTAGAACATAACACTCGCCCAGCGTCTATAATCAATGCATACAAGTGTACAACACTACAACATACTAATCATTTTATTCAAGATTTTAGATTACTTTAATGACATTTCTTTTGAAGATAGTAAACGCATGGTACATCTGGAACTTttcaaagaatataaacaaACATGTATTTGTGTATCAACTAGCCTGAACTTTACACTCATACTAAAAGAAAAACCTACTTCAACCTAAGCTGTAAACATCTATCACCTCACCTAAAGTAAGATTCTTAACAGTCTAGCCAGTGAGCTAATAGGTATACAACATTACAAGTTTATATAACCATATAACAAGAATTACTTACAAGTCGATTCTGGTTTTTATCATCTGCATGTGCATTTGACTTCCCATATGCACGCTCCGGTTGAACAAAATCTTTCTTATTGGAATGATCTAAGGAAACATTAGATCTATGTTCTCTTGTGTTACTAGCATTTGCATTTGCATTCACACCTTTGCCAAAGAAACCACCCCCCGTTAGTGTTTTAGAAGATGGAAAAAAGTTTCCCCTCATACGATCAAGATATCGAGCACCAACACTTCCCTTATAATAACTATCTGCCATGGAACCTTTCGATCGATTATGTTCTCGATCAACCTCACCcttcttgttttttttaatttccttaTTTGCCCGTTTCTCAAGTTCATCTACATCAGAATTACTTCTACTAGATCCCCTGTCCCATTCTTTCTTCCTCTCTTGGCGTTTTCTCTCTGCCTCCTTTTTATCCTTATTGTCCCGAGGTGATGCCTTGAAAGcctttttgttatatttattatcaGTTTCATCTCTTAACTTCCTACGTTCCTCCACCAATCTAGCAACCTCCTCCCTTTGTTTCCGTTCCTCTTCCTCCAACTGTTCCCTTTCTAATCTAGCTTGTCTCTTCTCTTCCGCTTTCCTGCGAGCTTTCTcactttttgtttcattacAATTTACACCATTCTCACCCTTTTTAGATAAACCATTGATATCTGAACCCATAGCAGCATCACCTTCATCAAAGCTAAATCTAAATAGTCTCCCAAAGATCCAcataatacccaacaaaatagCAGCTAAACTCTTGCAAACAAAAACAAGTAGAAACGAAAAGAAATAGTCGTTACCAAAAAGCCCACCactattcttcttcttcaaataaCTCGATTTTCCAGAAAATGACCCATTGACCCAATTACCACCATTCTCAAGCCAATCCTGACCACATATCCAATTATTATCCGACCAAATCTTCCCAACCAGATTCCTCAATAACCCAGAGCTCGAAAACCTTCCCAAATCAGATGCCACACACAACTGATCCATTTCTGGTCTTTTCGACTTATGTCCACAATAACAACAATTGAACTTCCCACCACAAGGGTTTTGATCACGATACGGGGTCTTACAATTCCTACACTTCCTAACCGCATTCTTTCTAAGCTTCTGCATTTCAATAGCTTCAAGCATTTTCCTCTCTTTAATCCTAGCATTCCTACGAACCCTCCAAGATGACAACTGAGGCATCAAAACCTCATACCAGAAAAGGGTaaccaaaagaacaagaacaCAAGCCAACCGTGGTGATGTTATCTCAAAACGAAAAGCTGGTGGCAAAAACTGAGATAATAGCCATAGTCCAATCAACGGAATCACTAACCATGGTAACATTGTTGCAACCTTTCTTGACCACTTCTGAATCACACACAGTATACACATTCTTCCTTTCCCACGCCTCCCCTTCTTTCTAATCAAATACCCTaaaaaaacatacacacacacacacacacatttacaTACTTATTCACGAATATAAAAATGCTGAGACAATCGTACCTAAGAAAcaacaatacataaataaatgagAAAAAGGTCATGCAAGAAATTGAGAATTCTAAAATTACATGTTCACGTGTAAAAAGTGAGGCAGGTtcaaatgataataaaaaattagttgAACATATGTAAAAACATAAGATTTAATATGTTAACTAACTTAACTTGTGAATGGTCCGTTAACAAATTCAATTACATGCTAATAAGCTAAAATTTTTCAGCTTTTCTTTTGTTATCACTTGGTCTTCTGTAACTTTACACATAGGAACAGACTTAATCACTTTTGATATAACACATAATTTAAATGTTCTCGACATTCttgcaaaaaaatatatatatttcaaaaaaaattaacccaacatatatatatatgtatatatgtatatggtgtCTTAATAGTAAAGCTCCTAAGGCTAAGACATTAGGGCCCCCAAGTTCCCATTTTTGTATACATATGTGTATATGGAAACGCGTTTCCGAACCCATAAGGAAGTCCAAGTTAACtatttcagtttttcttttactttggATACGGAATTATAAACAAATAAGTCAAAAGTACGCCTAGGCTTAGTCGAATATCAGTACATAAAAATTCTAATCAATACAACCACATTTCATGAGTTCGTTTTAGGGTCGAATATTAGtacataaatttttaatacataCAACCACATTTCATGAGTTCGCTTTAGGCCTCGAAGACGGTTGAGACGCCGATAATATAATAAAGTGCACACATTATTATCCTTACCCATACCCTCCCCTTCTTCTCATTCAAAACCCTAAACACACAGACACCCACACAGACACAGAGACAttacatacttttttttgtcacaaacacaaaaatgcTGAGGTTTTTGTTCCTTAAAAAACCTcactagaaaataaaaaaatcaaaaattaaaaccaaagaaacaacaaTCCgtacatacatgtatatataattaaaacatttataaaaactaataaattaataaaattaatactcctaatacaaaaaaaaaacagttataGATTACCGGAGATGATGACAAAAGTTTCCGATGCCGGCCAATGAAACGACGTCGTTGTACCTCTATCTATTTGTTTTCCcccttttttaaatatatatatataagctgtGACGGTGATGATGGTCTATTTTATTTagattgaaaaaacaaaaaggaaatggtgactccttatatatatatatatgggtttagAGAACcggtttggtttttatttatgttgGGTCGGTTGTGAAACCGGGTTAATTAAAGTTTTCCTTTGAGAAATCTTGACTAAATCTAGAAATGCTATATCTTGTTcatatttgattgattaattaatgAAGTTTGCTACATTTAGGgtcaacataaatatattgtgtTGTACTGTATTTGAATACAATTGGAATATGAATGTTATGTCAatttgattaatattttttttaatgacattatATTTTACTCTTACgcctaaattatatatatgccTGAAAATCAAGACTCTCAAAAAGCCCTTATTAATCCAACCCCATAAATGTAAGAAGTAGAACTCGAACACAGGTGAATCTTcacaaggtcaaagaccttatcaATAGGCAACCAACCTCATTGATGTCAATTTAATTAACTATGTCATAATTttagtttggttttttttattagaaaacgTTAGATGAAGTCTTTTTTAAGGAAAATACTAAATAGAGCTTTTTGAGTTTCATTTAATGggcataaaaaaattgtattttttatataaaaaatcatctttttataaaattcacatttttcatataaaaaattaatgataattaatttcttataatgataattaaaagttaatgtttggatttgatTTACGGACTTATAGTTACAAGAATATAAATTATTACTGTAATTGTTAAGGACTTTTAGTTCGGAAAACATctattattatctatttttgttgtttaaaaagacgttgaaaataaaaaacatgatcaaatataatttaaaaaaaaaaaagtttcaagaaaataaaaaacactattttctaattttcaatGGGAAATTAGATACACTTTTTAATTGTTGTCcacttttgttttttcattttccaatttttaaaacctcaaattatattaattttcttCTGTCACATTTTTTTCCAGTTATAAAAAGTGGCGTTTTGAACGTAGGTTTAATATATTGCCTACCACCTTTTCCCAAATAAGTGAAGACCAccaaattataacttttttttcaacaaaaGTAACATTTAAAACGTCAGATTTTACCTTTTTCATTAAAGAAAACCGTTATTCTAAAGAAACTGTTATTCCCAATTTTAATCATATAGATTTTTTTGTTGCGCTCAGTTTTTGTTGGACTTCAATGTGTATGCTTTGTATAATAAGTTGCTCTTTGTTGTTGTGTATCTAGTCTTATTATGTTATTTGTAGTGTATGTTTTATTAACAATGTATATACAGTTTTGTATAGTTTTGTTAGTCtatataaaaagtaatttaaaagaaaatcatatattttaATTGGATAAAAGACATACATTATGGTGCAAAGCATTTTATCCTTTTATATAACCATGAAATGTACACAAACTtctatttaaataaaatgtatataaagtaattacaaaactatatacactactaacaaaatatatactacTAATACCATAACGAGACTAAATACACAGCAAACGAGACTAATACATGTTAAAAGGAAGAAAGGATCAGTATACATCATTTCCAAAAATAAGAGATTTCAGTCATCAATTCGTGGTTATCGTCCAGCTAAGAACCAGTCATGGTCTAGTCATAATTACCATAATTAAACCTCGCGTGTTTGTATAAATTGTAACCCAAAACATGATTGTAAGGCATCGGTTTTCAATAAGAAATCCAGTTTTTTCTCATATTCATTTGTTAAGATGGTATCAGAGACGTTCTCGGTCTCATCCTTTACCAATTAAGCCATTTTTCAGCCGTGTAATCGATCTTAAGCCACCATGGAAAGAACTTCCGGTGGCTATGGATCTTTTGCAATCAACACCAATATCAATCATCAAACACAAGAACCAAAACTATCCAAGAACAATATAAGATTCATCAACGGCGAGACAAAAAATGTCTGCTTAACAACAAAGGGTTACCGCCGATGCGACGGAAAAAAACCCATAAACAATAAATCTCACCTCGAATGTGACAAGCGTGGCATGAACAGGTATACAAAGGAACAATGATTCCAGATTGTCGGGTACCCACAATGGTGATCCGACAACCACAAAAAAGGCACAAAACCGCTAGTCAAAATGACACCTACCGCTCACAATAGCACCAATAATAGAGGAATACCGGGTCAATCAGGATCCGGCTTTGCTGGGATGATGGCGGCTGGATACAGTCACGATGTGGCAGCCGGAGATAAACACGATGAAGGATTTACGGTCGGAGGAAAAAGGGAACAAAGGGAAAATCCTAATATCCACATTTCTATTAAAACCGATCCACCCTTTGTTTCTAATCCAAAAAAGGTTTTTGATAATAACAACTTTCAAAATACCCCCTTGAATGTTTGTGAAAATGCAAATATGGCCCAACATGTTTTAAAAGACAAAAACGGGAATTGGATATTTGATTGTGGTGCCACCGACACCATGTCATACGAATTGTCAGATTTTAAACCCCGCACAAAACCCAACAAAACTTACATTCAAGCTGCAAATGGGGAAATAATGAATGTACAATCGGGAGGAACCATTGAAATTTCTTCGCGTATTAAACTTCCTAACAGTCTTTATGTTCCATCTTTATTAGACAAACTTTTGTCAATAAGTCATGTGACAAAAGAACTCAATTGTACAGTTATCATGTATCCTACCTTTTGCTTTTTGCAGGATATCAGGACTGGTCAGATTATTGGACGTAGCACCAAAAACCAGGGATTGTACTATGTTGATGAAGTCACTCAGGGTGGTACTGTTATGTTGGTTCATGGAACGACAGAAAGAGAGACATGGTTATGGCATCGAAGATTGGGTCACCCTTTTGTTGGGTATTTACATATCTTATTCCTTGAACTTTTTCCTTCAAATAAACCAATTACTTGTTAAA
Coding sequences within:
- the LOC122594049 gene encoding WEB family protein At3g51720-like, with the translated sequence MGSELKENVGGDGGGWKAEVDTTAPFESVMEAVTRFGGIGYWKPHTRDPSQTTTSRVPDSEKVEDEATHLQNKVAEEKETREILKEIEATKTRFEELKVKLQKEEAKVDTHSSDCQSNDSDTAANAQVSEVELSKTEILKRVEEATEEVKHCTKVIEEALSRVNTCRQKSSEFENLGPPMSIGQILSRKLVLAEKNSAKSCMKWKVSLSQVLRKTGHGEKRGSHGGGEKRVPTKRMKFGFCV
- the LOC122594349 gene encoding uncharacterized protein LOC122594349, with the translated sequence MCILCVIQKWSRKVATMLPWLVIPLIGLWLLSQFLPPAFRFEITSPRLACVLVLLVTLFWYEVLMPQLSSWRVRRNARIKERKMLEAIEMQKLRKNAVRKCRNCKTPYRDQNPCGGKFNCCYCGHKSKRPEMDQLCVASDLGRFSSSGLLRNLVGKIWSDNNWICGQDWLENGGNWVNGSFSGKSSYLKKKNSGGLFGNDYFFSFLLVFVCKSLAAILLGIMWIFGRLFRFSFDEGDAAMGSDINGLSKKGENGVNCNETKSEKARRKAEEKRQARLEREQLEEEERKQREEVARLVEERRKLRDETDNKYNKKAFKASPRDNKDKKEAERKRQERKKEWDRGSSRSNSDVDELEKRANKEIKKNKKGEVDREHNRSKGSMADSYYKGSVGARYLDRMRGNFFPSSKTLTGGGFFGKGVNANANASNTREHRSNVSLDHSNKKDFVQPERAYGKSNAHADDKNQNRLARFEPLPCPPPKKSWHQLFSRSSPIASSTDTNVLSKPNGNSQTEAQSSIASGYPVSQGYDIPATEGLPYHLPNYSYGNTTTSSTGLQSSSIVTEHENFEDPCYVPDPVLSAGPVSEPLDSFPVDFGFLADVGFEKPSPIASPVSRPRSDSSFSPSPQRTQENTNLPMEDCGAAIEKGWQAWNSCRYMSDIGANTKWDLPQKSSAPMLKEEDYVLSSTTNLMHANSDDSWKFRTSYGSISSSKNHLPMNLHGGVTRNKLVYGIPNGSAINHQFQPYHGVVWAKKEKVVCRVPVEGIESIPTIIGPRGGLYPPLHVQPVWSYE